The Scyliorhinus torazame isolate Kashiwa2021f chromosome 7, sScyTor2.1, whole genome shotgun sequence genome has a window encoding:
- the mrps14 gene encoding small ribosomal subunit protein uS14m: protein MAAAARAVWGRASGLLQGAGRQLLSWIPGGNGGPTRNYYVDWRMLRDVKRRKMAFEFADERRRLNAIRKNTILPKELQEVADQEIASLPRDSCPVRIRNRCVLTSRPRGVKRRWRLSRIVFRHLADHNQMSGIQRAMW from the exons atggCGGCGGCAGCGAGGGCCGTGTGGGGCCGAGCTTCAGGCCTGTTGCAAGGAGCTGGACGGCAG CTGTTGTCGTGGATCCCAGGAGGGAATGGGGGACCAACTCGAAATTACTACGTGGACTGGCGGATGCTTCGGGATGTGAAAAGGAGGAAAATGGCCTTTGAGTTTGCGGATGAGAGACGGCGACTTAATGCGATCCGGAAAAATACCATCTTGCCGAAGGAGCTGCAG GAAGTTGCCGACCAGGAGATTGCAAGCCTGCCAAGAGACAGCTGCCCTGTTCGGATCCGCAATCGCTGTGTCCTCACCTCTCGGCCGCGGGGTGTCAAACGCAGGTGGCGTCTCAGCCGGATTGTGTTCCGCCACCTTGCTGACCACAACCAGATGTCTGGGATCCAGCGTGCCATGTGGTAG